The Chthonomonas sp. genome includes a window with the following:
- the rpsT gene encoding 30S ribosomal protein S20 — MANIKSMKKDLRRNAKRRAVNLGVKSGLKTRIKKVRTLAAKGTAADVAKALTEAQSALGKALQRGIIHKNQAARRTSRAAKAANKAAAK; from the coding sequence ATGGCAAACATCAAGTCAATGAAGAAGGATTTGCGTCGCAATGCGAAGCGACGCGCCGTGAACCTCGGCGTTAAGAGCGGTCTCAAGACCCGCATCAAAAAAGTGCGAACGCTCGCCGCGAAGGGTACGGCCGCCGACGTTGCCAAGGCGTTGACCGAAGCGCAGAGCGCGCTCGGCAAGGCCTTGCAGCGGGGCATCATCCACAAGAATCAGGCTGCTCGTCGCACGAGCCGCGCAGCGAAGGCTGCGAACAAAGCCGCCGCAAAGTAA
- a CDS encoding dihydroorotase has protein sequence MVDLILRGAMVVTPGGTTIADIAIRRGRIDAVGDLRGRSALREIDCAGKHVLPGAIDTQVHFREPGMEHKEDLESGSRAALMGGVTTYFEMPNTRPTTSTGDALADKLRRATGRSWVNFAFFVGATTDNIEALGHLEMLPGTPGVKIFMGSSTGSLLVQKDEDVRRVLQNGVRPCSVHSEDEPRLRARQALISAEPHVREHPFLRDAEAARLCTERLLALSAETGRPVHVLHISSADELPLLRAAKDAGQPVTCEATPQHLMLNAELYETLGSHLQMNPPVRDESHRSAIFAAWQGGLFDVIGSDHAPHTLGEKAQPYPKSPSGMPGVQTLLPVMLTLVHDGAMSLERLVQMTSARPAELFGIRDRGRIEPGCWADLVVLDPNEPFTVGEDWLQSKAGWSPYTGRTLYGRPERVIVNGRMVVEDGEIADTPAGRIVEFEWK, from the coding sequence ATGGTCGATCTGATTCTGCGCGGAGCGATGGTCGTGACCCCTGGTGGAACGACCATCGCAGATATCGCGATTCGGCGCGGCCGTATTGACGCCGTCGGTGACCTTCGCGGTCGCTCGGCATTACGGGAAATCGACTGTGCTGGAAAGCACGTCTTGCCAGGGGCCATCGACACGCAAGTCCATTTTCGCGAGCCGGGGATGGAGCACAAGGAAGACCTTGAGAGTGGTTCGCGGGCGGCCCTCATGGGCGGCGTAACGACGTACTTCGAAATGCCCAACACCCGACCGACGACTTCGACCGGGGACGCCCTGGCGGATAAGCTCCGGCGCGCGACTGGCCGTTCGTGGGTGAACTTTGCGTTCTTTGTCGGGGCAACTACTGACAACATCGAAGCGCTTGGGCACCTGGAGATGCTGCCCGGAACTCCGGGCGTGAAGATCTTTATGGGTTCTTCCACTGGCTCGCTGCTAGTGCAGAAGGACGAAGACGTCCGTCGCGTGCTTCAGAATGGCGTGCGCCCTTGCTCCGTTCATAGCGAGGATGAGCCGCGACTGCGCGCGCGCCAAGCTCTGATCAGCGCCGAACCGCACGTTCGGGAGCACCCGTTCCTGCGCGACGCCGAGGCGGCGAGATTGTGCACCGAGCGACTGCTCGCCCTATCGGCGGAGACCGGTCGGCCCGTCCACGTCTTACACATCTCGTCCGCGGACGAATTGCCATTGCTCCGTGCGGCCAAGGATGCGGGCCAGCCTGTGACATGCGAGGCCACGCCGCAGCACCTGATGTTAAACGCGGAGCTTTACGAGACGCTTGGTTCGCACCTGCAAATGAACCCGCCGGTCCGCGATGAGTCGCACCGATCAGCGATCTTTGCCGCGTGGCAGGGAGGGCTGTTTGACGTCATCGGGAGTGACCATGCTCCGCACACGCTTGGCGAGAAGGCGCAGCCGTACCCGAAGTCCCCGAGCGGGATGCCAGGAGTGCAGACGCTGCTTCCAGTGATGCTGACGTTGGTGCACGACGGGGCCATGAGCTTGGAGCGCTTGGTGCAGATGACGAGCGCGCGCCCCGCGGAACTCTTCGGGATCCGGGATCGTGGACGCATCGAGCCGGGATGTTGGGCCGATCTGGTCGTGCTGGACCCGAACGAGCCGTTCACCGTCGGAGAGGACTGGCTGCAGAGCAAGGCGGGCTGGAGCCCGTACACCGGTCGCACGCTTTATGGCAGGCCCGAGCGCGTGATCGTGAACGGGCGAATGGTAGTGGAGGATGGCGAAATCGCGGATACACCCGCGGGGCGCATTGTGGAGTTCGAATGGAAGTAA
- the recN gene encoding DNA repair protein RecN, with the protein MLELTVENVAILDRCQLRLGPGFTALTGETGAGKSLLIDSIGLALGGRADSDLVRTGAARGVVTMSVDLSENQAARDRCADLGAELEDGVLFVQREVSAEGRSSCRIGGRLAPVNMLKQIGDLLVDLHGQHDHQTLFDDSQHLSYLDLWIGEPARVLVEQVAQQYAAVESLRRKHAQLRASQRDRSQRLDMLEFQIQEIEAVDPRPGEYEEVEANLRRLQHAGTLAQLTGEVGELLVNTEGAALERATQSVKTLESAARLDPTLEDPLEQLRSAVYALEEASRTVAHYSDAIEASPDMIELAAERLEALKRLRRKYGDDEAEVLRTLELAHEERALLADADSNLGDLESQIEEQAKALRGFAAELTKLRTDRSHEFAKLVTAELGELAMEKAVFEVRLSSIEPGPVGADALEFYFSSNVGEFPRPLRKIASGGEVSRVMLALKVVFAGRAGVPTLIFDEVDAGLSGRAAAVVANKLSQLAHHYQVIVISHLPQIAGRATTHFRIEKGERSGRVATSITALSGEDRVVEIARMLAGETVSEASLANARDLLGV; encoded by the coding sequence TTGCTCGAACTCACTGTCGAAAACGTCGCAATCTTGGACCGATGTCAGCTACGGCTCGGACCCGGTTTCACGGCGCTTACGGGCGAGACCGGCGCGGGCAAATCGCTCCTCATTGACTCGATCGGGCTTGCGCTGGGCGGACGGGCTGATAGCGACCTCGTTCGGACCGGCGCGGCGCGCGGCGTGGTGACGATGTCGGTCGACCTCAGCGAGAACCAGGCGGCACGTGATCGGTGCGCTGATCTGGGGGCAGAGTTGGAAGACGGCGTTCTGTTTGTGCAGCGCGAAGTAAGCGCCGAAGGTCGGTCAAGCTGCCGGATCGGTGGGCGGTTGGCACCCGTCAACATGCTCAAGCAGATCGGTGACCTGCTGGTCGACCTGCACGGCCAACACGATCACCAAACTCTCTTCGACGATTCGCAGCACTTGAGTTACCTGGACCTGTGGATCGGGGAACCTGCGCGCGTTTTAGTCGAGCAGGTTGCCCAGCAGTACGCTGCAGTAGAGTCTTTGCGCCGCAAGCATGCCCAGCTCCGGGCGAGCCAGCGCGATCGCTCGCAGCGGCTCGACATGCTTGAATTCCAGATCCAAGAAATCGAGGCAGTGGACCCGAGGCCTGGCGAGTACGAAGAGGTCGAGGCGAACCTGCGACGGTTGCAGCACGCGGGCACGTTGGCGCAGCTCACGGGCGAAGTCGGAGAGCTGCTCGTGAACACCGAGGGTGCAGCCCTAGAGCGAGCCACGCAGTCGGTCAAGACTCTGGAGTCGGCAGCCCGACTGGATCCGACCCTGGAGGACCCGCTGGAGCAGTTGCGCAGTGCGGTGTACGCGCTGGAGGAGGCGAGCCGAACGGTCGCACACTACTCTGACGCCATCGAGGCGTCGCCGGACATGATCGAGCTCGCCGCAGAGCGGCTTGAGGCGCTGAAGCGCTTACGCAGGAAGTACGGCGATGACGAGGCCGAAGTCTTGCGCACGTTGGAACTTGCCCATGAGGAGCGGGCGCTGCTCGCCGATGCGGACTCGAACCTCGGGGACCTGGAGTCGCAGATCGAGGAGCAAGCGAAGGCACTGCGGGGGTTCGCGGCGGAGCTCACAAAGCTGCGCACTGACCGGAGTCACGAGTTTGCTAAGCTGGTGACGGCGGAGCTGGGCGAGCTTGCCATGGAGAAAGCGGTCTTCGAGGTCCGGCTGAGTTCGATCGAACCCGGGCCCGTGGGTGCCGACGCGCTCGAGTTCTACTTTTCCTCGAACGTGGGGGAATTTCCCCGTCCGCTCAGGAAGATCGCCAGCGGCGGCGAAGTCTCGCGTGTGATGCTGGCGCTCAAGGTCGTCTTCGCAGGCCGCGCCGGCGTCCCGACGCTCATCTTCGATGAAGTGGACGCGGGTCTCAGCGGGCGGGCGGCGGCGGTCGTCGCGAACAAGCTCTCCCAACTGGCGCACCACTACCAGGTAATCGTGATCTCGCACTTACCCCAGATTGCGGGTCGTGCCACGACGCACTTTCGGATCGAGAAGGGCGAGCGGTCAGGGCGGGTTGCCACAAGCATCACCGCGCTCTCCGGGGAAGATCGCGTCGTTGAGATCGCGCGAATGCTCGCGGGCGAGACGGTGAGCGAAGCGAGTCTCGCAAATGCCCGGGACCTTCTAGGCGTTTGA
- a CDS encoding DUF4870 domain-containing protein, which yields MVSQEDRTMGTLVWVLSYFFPVLGPLVMFFALPGRPFVRRHAAMALAAWVTFLVFGAISALLTLVLIGFLLLPVLGVWSLAVVIIGAVRAYSGEEYNPAVIYPVYRMLFRATI from the coding sequence ATGGTGAGTCAAGAAGATCGAACGATGGGAACGCTGGTCTGGGTGCTATCCTACTTTTTCCCCGTTTTGGGGCCGCTGGTGATGTTCTTCGCGTTGCCTGGCCGTCCATTTGTGAGGCGACACGCGGCGATGGCGCTGGCGGCGTGGGTCACGTTCCTGGTTTTTGGAGCGATAAGCGCGCTCCTAACGCTGGTGCTCATTGGCTTTCTTCTTCTGCCGGTGCTCGGGGTATGGAGTCTCGCGGTGGTGATCATCGGGGCCGTCCGTGCCTACTCTGGCGAGGAGTACAACCCAGCCGTCATCTACCCGGTCTACCGGATGCTATTCCGTGCCACGATCTAG
- a CDS encoding cation transporter, with protein MSERVGFDAARRAENGARLSFVVTVVVVAIKLVGGWMSNSASVLAEAFQSSVDVIASFGIWQAIRVASRPADDTHPYGHGKAEVLMSAAQLVLILGASGFILLMAVQRLTNPEPLRVDIGLLTLGVTALINVAISAYLARVAAQTSSSGLRTEVLHLRGDLFSVIGVLLGLALVRLTGAAWLDPVVAIVFTLVVIVAAIRQMISVIHTLMDGALPDNEIQAMEAVLRTHPDVRGFHNVRTRALGTSRYVELHVLLDDDLSFVRAHDMAEHLEADLSATLGGATVSIHYEPYEAEMAHRAEKHGDKRWGV; from the coding sequence ATGAGCGAGCGGGTAGGATTCGACGCTGCACGTCGCGCCGAAAACGGGGCGCGCCTGTCGTTTGTGGTCACGGTCGTGGTCGTCGCCATCAAACTTGTCGGAGGATGGATGTCCAACTCCGCGAGCGTCCTCGCCGAAGCGTTCCAGAGCAGCGTGGACGTCATCGCTTCGTTTGGCATCTGGCAGGCGATCCGAGTCGCAAGCCGCCCTGCCGACGACACCCACCCTTATGGCCATGGCAAAGCGGAAGTGCTCATGAGCGCCGCCCAACTCGTGCTCATCCTCGGTGCCTCGGGGTTCATCTTGCTCATGGCTGTCCAGCGCCTCACGAACCCCGAGCCGCTCAGAGTCGACATTGGACTTCTCACGCTCGGAGTCACGGCATTGATCAACGTGGCGATTTCTGCATACCTGGCGCGGGTCGCAGCCCAGACGAGCTCTTCCGGGCTGCGGACCGAGGTGCTACACCTGCGGGGCGACCTCTTCTCCGTGATCGGTGTCCTGCTGGGTCTCGCTCTCGTCCGGCTCACCGGCGCTGCCTGGCTGGATCCCGTGGTTGCAATCGTCTTCACCCTCGTGGTCATCGTCGCCGCAATCCGTCAGATGATCTCGGTGATCCACACGCTCATGGACGGTGCGCTGCCGGACAACGAGATCCAGGCGATGGAGGCGGTCTTGCGCACCCATCCCGACGTGCGCGGGTTCCATAACGTCCGAACGCGCGCGCTGGGCACTTCGCGCTACGTGGAACTGCACGTCCTGCTCGATGACGACCTAAGTTTCGTTCGCGCGCACGACATGGCCGAGCACTTGGAAGCCGACCTCAGCGCTACCCTCGGTGGCGCGACCGTGAGCATCCACTACGAACCGTACGAAGCCGAGATGGCGCACCGCGCAGAAAAGCATGGAGACAAGAGATGGGGTGTGTGA
- the rpmF gene encoding 50S ribosomal protein L32, producing the protein MPNPKRRFSQQRTAKRRTHYTTDLPEITANKQVGGQPFHLRHHATPEGYYKGRRLPGYKD; encoded by the coding sequence ATGCCGAACCCGAAACGACGATTTAGCCAGCAGCGAACGGCCAAGCGCCGAACGCACTACACTACCGACCTTCCGGAAATCACCGCGAACAAGCAGGTCGGCGGTCAGCCTTTCCACCTGCGCCACCACGCGACGCCGGAAGGGTACTACAAGGGCCGACGACTTCCTGGTTACAAAGACTAA
- the rpmG gene encoding 50S ribosomal protein L33 has protein sequence MAKKGEKREIIRLVCTEDGKNYYTTTKNKVNTKDKLELMKFNPNLRKMTLHREKK, from the coding sequence ATGGCAAAGAAAGGCGAAAAGCGCGAGATCATCCGGCTGGTATGCACGGAAGACGGAAAGAATTACTACACGACCACGAAGAATAAGGTCAACACGAAGGACAAGTTGGAACTCATGAAGTTCAACCCGAACCTTCGCAAGATGACTCTGCACCGCGAGAAGAAGTAA
- a CDS encoding Rne/Rng family ribonuclease, producing MNRTEIIVNCSARETRIAMLEDGQLQEYRVEREERVVGSIFKGIVQNVLPGMDAAFVDIGLERNAFLYVADILPEDSATDNTPASIKRGELRRRKIKDLLKPGQEIMVQVTKGPRGTKGARVTTRVALPGRYVVMMPEGNHVGVSRKIEDRSERERLRKIGEAILPAGFGLILRTECESRTAQELHADVQFLQQLWGQVLQSAKRQRAPACVHRDQTLLYRTIRDVFGEEIDRLIIDDPDEYEKVHLVARVVAPKLKDKIDLYDEETPIFDKYNIERDVDRLLQHKVWLKSGAYLVVDEMEALTAIDVNTGKLVGSTSLNETILKANMEAAEEVCRQLRLRDMGGIIVIDFIDMESAEDKKQVLDHFTSRLSRDLARTRVGRISSLGLVEITRKRTGESVTEALTELCPTCQGRGRIPSQETVSLWIEREMRRRLADPGNAFLIECHPAVVETLIGADGESVEELEHDLNRAIYLRANFDYQFDEWEITSGTIEQFDRSVMGYRRAQVLECNVRSSSFEHLNKVIGWTDTGYYIELLDGNSYVGHRVKVSLQDLRRSFAVADVILSGGASAGLVSRQSGT from the coding sequence GTGAATCGAACCGAAATCATTGTCAATTGCAGCGCTCGCGAAACGCGCATTGCGATGCTTGAGGACGGACAGCTCCAGGAGTACCGCGTCGAGCGCGAAGAGCGCGTCGTCGGCTCTATCTTCAAGGGGATCGTCCAAAACGTCCTTCCGGGCATGGATGCGGCGTTCGTCGATATCGGCTTGGAGCGCAATGCTTTCCTGTACGTGGCCGACATTCTGCCGGAAGATTCGGCAACGGACAATACACCCGCCAGCATCAAGCGTGGGGAACTGCGCCGTCGCAAGATCAAGGACCTGCTCAAACCGGGCCAAGAGATCATGGTGCAGGTCACCAAGGGGCCGCGCGGCACCAAGGGTGCTCGCGTCACAACGCGCGTCGCTCTACCGGGCCGCTACGTCGTGATGATGCCGGAAGGGAACCACGTGGGCGTGAGCCGGAAGATCGAAGATCGATCGGAGCGCGAGCGCCTGCGCAAGATCGGCGAAGCGATCCTTCCTGCAGGGTTCGGACTGATTCTGCGGACCGAGTGCGAGTCGCGCACCGCGCAAGAGCTCCACGCGGACGTTCAGTTTTTGCAGCAGCTCTGGGGCCAGGTGCTCCAGTCGGCCAAGCGTCAGCGTGCTCCAGCCTGCGTGCATCGCGACCAGACGCTGCTCTACCGCACCATCCGCGATGTCTTCGGCGAAGAGATCGACCGCCTGATTATCGACGATCCGGACGAGTACGAGAAGGTGCACTTGGTCGCGCGCGTCGTTGCGCCCAAGCTCAAAGACAAGATTGACCTCTACGACGAAGAGACTCCGATCTTCGACAAGTACAACATCGAGCGCGATGTGGACCGGCTGCTGCAGCACAAGGTGTGGCTCAAGTCGGGCGCGTACTTGGTCGTGGATGAGATGGAGGCGCTCACCGCCATCGACGTGAACACGGGCAAACTCGTGGGATCGACTTCGCTGAACGAGACGATCCTTAAGGCGAACATGGAGGCGGCCGAAGAAGTCTGTCGCCAATTGCGATTGCGCGACATGGGCGGCATCATCGTCATCGACTTCATCGACATGGAGTCGGCGGAAGACAAGAAGCAGGTCCTCGACCACTTCACCTCGCGTCTCAGCCGAGATTTGGCGCGCACCCGAGTCGGGCGCATCAGCAGTTTGGGCCTGGTCGAGATCACGCGCAAGCGGACGGGCGAATCGGTTACCGAAGCGCTCACCGAGCTCTGTCCTACGTGCCAGGGCCGTGGCCGAATCCCGTCACAAGAGACCGTTTCGCTGTGGATCGAGCGCGAGATGCGCCGACGCCTGGCCGATCCGGGCAATGCGTTCCTGATCGAGTGCCACCCAGCGGTTGTCGAGACGCTGATCGGGGCGGACGGCGAAAGCGTCGAGGAACTCGAGCACGACTTGAACCGGGCGATCTACCTCCGCGCGAACTTCGACTACCAGTTCGACGAGTGGGAGATCACCTCGGGGACCATCGAGCAGTTTGACCGAAGCGTCATGGGTTACCGTCGCGCCCAGGTATTGGAGTGCAACGTGCGCTCCAGCAGCTTCGAGCATCTGAACAAAGTCATCGGCTGGACCGACACCGGTTATTACATTGAGCTGCTTGATGGCAACAGCTACGTAGGGCACCGCGTGAAAGTGAGCCTGCAAGACCTACGCAGATCGTTCGCCGTAGCGGACGTGATTCTGTCCGGCGGGGCCTCGGCCGGGCTCGTGAGTCGGCAGTCTGGAACCTAG
- a CDS encoding MFS transporter, whose translation MPSRAKLWPIYLTVFIDLLSFGLVIPDIQLRGQQLVQASWMVGWMIAAYSAAQLLFSPLLGRLSDQRGRRLILLITSALSCASMAVYAFADNANMMLLARIIGGLGAANLGVAFAYVADVTKPEERAQAMGGIGAAFGVGFIIGPAAGAALASLDHRAYLMANDLPVTAENLRTLAFHGKPLIMGLTASFLSLVNFVFIWTSVPEPESRGAKASGGMDMASLRKALSTQGLGHLLILFFAAGFSFSNLESTYFRLVDARFGLSQQQGTIMLVAVGVATAFMQGYLIRKLLRRYPQEQLLRVSYLLQAPLLLAIPFALPWAPALLGAVSLGLATGMAQPVLSSLISSSAPLDMQGGVFGITQGLGALARILGPALGNWLFGFSPVAPYVAAAVMMLVPVLLAFRFKQPAAGAEPSEALVIGH comes from the coding sequence ATGCCCTCCCGCGCGAAGCTCTGGCCGATCTACTTGACGGTCTTCATCGATCTACTGAGCTTCGGGCTGGTCATCCCGGACATTCAGCTTCGCGGCCAACAGCTGGTCCAAGCGAGCTGGATGGTGGGGTGGATGATCGCCGCCTACAGCGCCGCCCAACTGCTCTTCTCCCCGCTTTTAGGCCGTCTTAGCGACCAGCGAGGTCGCCGCCTGATCCTTTTGATCACCAGCGCACTCAGTTGCGCTTCCATGGCGGTCTACGCATTCGCTGACAACGCAAACATGATGCTCCTTGCGCGGATCATCGGGGGGCTCGGCGCGGCCAACCTCGGGGTCGCGTTCGCCTACGTTGCCGACGTAACAAAGCCGGAAGAACGTGCCCAGGCGATGGGCGGAATCGGTGCAGCGTTTGGCGTCGGTTTCATCATCGGACCCGCGGCCGGGGCCGCGCTCGCAAGCCTTGATCACCGCGCTTACCTGATGGCGAACGATCTCCCCGTTACGGCGGAGAACCTGCGCACACTCGCATTCCACGGCAAGCCGCTCATCATGGGGCTCACGGCCTCGTTCTTGTCGCTCGTGAACTTCGTCTTTATCTGGACTAGCGTGCCCGAGCCTGAAAGCCGCGGCGCGAAGGCAAGTGGCGGCATGGACATGGCCTCGCTCCGCAAGGCGCTCTCGACCCAGGGTCTCGGCCACTTGCTCATCCTCTTCTTCGCGGCGGGATTCTCGTTCTCGAACCTGGAGAGCACCTACTTCCGGCTCGTGGATGCCCGGTTCGGGCTCAGCCAGCAGCAAGGAACGATCATGCTCGTGGCCGTAGGAGTCGCCACTGCCTTCATGCAGGGCTACCTCATCCGCAAGCTTTTGAGGCGGTACCCCCAGGAGCAGCTCCTGCGCGTCTCGTACCTGTTGCAAGCACCGCTGCTCTTGGCGATCCCATTCGCACTGCCGTGGGCCCCCGCGCTCTTGGGTGCCGTCTCGCTTGGCCTGGCCACTGGCATGGCTCAGCCCGTGCTCAGCAGTCTCATCAGTAGTTCGGCACCGCTTGATATGCAGGGCGGTGTGTTCGGAATCACTCAAGGGCTAGGCGCTCTTGCGCGCATCCTCGGCCCCGCGCTCGGCAATTGGCTCTTTGGGTTTTCGCCGGTGGCACCCTACGTGGCCGCTGCGGTGATGATGCTGGTACCAGTGCTCCTCGCATTCCGATTCAAGCAACCGGCTGCTGGCGCAGAGCCCTCGGAAGCGCTCGTCATCGGCCACTAA
- a CDS encoding DUF1957 domain-containing protein produces MAVGRFLLCLHSHMPYVLSHGKSPHGTDWLNESAAECYLPILDALDRLRNEGIRPRWTINMTPILAEQLDDPSFKAGFEDYCQEKIDWALSDQKNFRAQGPMWMEGVAAMWQRYYTRALVSFKHQWGRSICDAFRFFQDEGCIEIITCGATHGYSALLGTDESVQVQIKLGVENYKKRFGRQPRGIWLPECAYRPMYDWKAPVGDDAPWPRKGVEQFLEENGVEYFFVDSHMIRGGEPLGTYAANFPQLAEMFARSKKMFSPPSEFRSEYEHYALENGVVCFARDPETTVKVWSGDVGYPGDPDYLEFHKQLYPGRLRYWRISENKADLGAKQPYNPWDAFENIPQHAEDFVNTMKSTLAHYKGQANRTGCLVAMYDTELFGHWWFEGPEFLYEVGRRIHHDPDLDSVSGGDMLDIEPPRHSIHLPEGSWGEGGYHYIWLNDGNVWTWEKLYPAERKMVQMARNYATGPAKEIVEQCARELLLAEASDWQFLISTFAARDYAEIRFDDHIERFFKLAEIAERAHFGTPPSAADREFFEDCQRKDAPFPEIDLSMWAKLDRPIMPSGAL; encoded by the coding sequence ATGGCCGTCGGTCGATTCCTCCTTTGCCTGCACTCTCACATGCCTTATGTCCTATCGCACGGCAAGTCGCCGCACGGCACAGACTGGCTGAACGAGAGCGCGGCTGAGTGCTACTTGCCCATTCTCGATGCGCTCGACCGGCTACGCAACGAGGGGATCCGTCCGCGCTGGACGATCAACATGACCCCAATCCTTGCCGAGCAGTTGGACGACCCCAGCTTCAAGGCCGGGTTTGAGGATTACTGCCAAGAGAAGATCGACTGGGCGCTCAGCGATCAGAAGAACTTCCGGGCGCAGGGGCCGATGTGGATGGAAGGGGTCGCCGCCATGTGGCAGCGGTACTACACGCGGGCCCTGGTCTCGTTTAAGCACCAATGGGGACGAAGCATCTGCGATGCCTTCAGGTTCTTCCAAGACGAGGGTTGCATCGAGATCATTACCTGCGGGGCGACGCACGGCTACTCTGCGCTACTCGGGACTGACGAGAGCGTGCAAGTGCAAATCAAGCTTGGTGTCGAGAACTACAAGAAGCGGTTTGGCCGACAGCCGCGCGGGATCTGGCTGCCCGAGTGCGCCTACCGACCCATGTACGACTGGAAAGCGCCGGTTGGGGATGACGCTCCGTGGCCGCGAAAGGGCGTCGAGCAGTTCCTTGAAGAAAACGGTGTTGAGTACTTCTTCGTGGATTCGCACATGATCCGCGGGGGCGAGCCGTTGGGTACTTATGCCGCCAACTTCCCGCAGCTAGCCGAGATGTTCGCGCGCAGCAAGAAGATGTTCTCGCCGCCGAGCGAATTCCGCAGCGAGTACGAGCACTACGCACTGGAGAACGGCGTCGTGTGCTTCGCGCGCGATCCGGAAACGACGGTGAAAGTGTGGTCGGGCGACGTCGGTTACCCTGGCGATCCGGACTACCTCGAATTCCACAAGCAGCTGTACCCGGGCCGTCTGCGCTACTGGCGCATCAGCGAGAACAAGGCCGATCTCGGGGCGAAGCAGCCGTACAACCCGTGGGACGCATTCGAGAATATCCCGCAGCATGCCGAGGACTTCGTGAACACCATGAAGAGTACGCTCGCCCACTACAAAGGCCAAGCGAATCGCACGGGTTGTCTGGTGGCGATGTACGACACCGAGCTCTTCGGCCACTGGTGGTTCGAGGGTCCCGAGTTCTTGTACGAAGTCGGGCGTCGCATCCACCACGACCCCGACTTGGATTCGGTTTCCGGCGGGGACATGCTCGACATCGAGCCTCCACGGCACAGCATCCACCTGCCCGAAGGGTCGTGGGGCGAAGGCGGCTACCACTATATTTGGCTCAATGATGGCAACGTCTGGACCTGGGAGAAGCTCTACCCAGCAGAGCGAAAGATGGTGCAAATGGCGCGCAACTACGCAACCGGTCCTGCGAAGGAGATCGTTGAGCAGTGTGCGCGCGAATTGTTGCTTGCCGAAGCCAGTGACTGGCAATTCTTGATCTCAACCTTTGCTGCCCGTGACTATGCTGAGATTCGGTTCGATGATCACATCGAGCGGTTCTTCAAGCTCGCGGAAATCGCCGAACGAGCCCATTTCGGTACGCCGCCGAGCGCTGCCGATCGGGAATTCTTTGAAGACTGCCAGCGCAAGGACGCTCCGTTCCCGGAGATCGATTTGAGCATGTGGGCCAAACTTGATCGACCCATCATGCCTTCCGGAGCGTTATGA
- the msrA gene encoding peptide-methionine (S)-S-oxide reductase MsrA — translation MSNQANSSPTEKTTPPAQKPANAKELVLGAGCFWCVEAIFEDLIGVSSVESGYAGGENPNPTYEEVCSGQTGHAEVIKITYDPKLITADDLLHIFFTVHDPTTLNRQGGDSGTQYRSVVFYADPETKALAEKVKADIEREKIWRDPIVTTLEPLKNYATAEAYHQNYFEKFEKAGTMERMKMNSGYCSVVIEPKVRKFREKYAAKLRKKS, via the coding sequence ATGTCGAATCAAGCGAACTCCTCCCCCACCGAAAAGACGACTCCGCCGGCGCAGAAGCCAGCCAACGCAAAGGAGTTGGTTCTTGGCGCAGGTTGCTTCTGGTGTGTCGAAGCCATCTTCGAAGACTTGATCGGGGTGAGCAGCGTGGAGAGCGGCTACGCCGGTGGAGAGAACCCGAACCCCACCTACGAAGAGGTTTGCTCAGGTCAGACCGGCCACGCAGAAGTCATCAAGATCACCTACGATCCAAAGCTCATTACCGCCGACGATCTGTTGCACATCTTCTTCACCGTGCACGATCCGACCACATTGAACCGGCAGGGCGGTGACTCGGGCACCCAGTACCGAAGTGTGGTGTTCTACGCTGACCCGGAAACCAAGGCGCTGGCGGAGAAAGTGAAAGCGGACATCGAGAGGGAGAAGATTTGGCGCGACCCGATTGTCACGACCCTGGAACCGCTGAAGAACTATGCGACGGCGGAGGCGTACCACCAGAACTACTTCGAGAAGTTCGAGAAGGCAGGCACCATGGAGCGCATGAAGATGAACTCGGGCTACTGCAGCGTCGTGATCGAGCCTAAGGTCCGCAAGTTTCGAGAGAAGTACGCCGCCAAGCTGCGCAAGAAGAGCTAG